A genome region from Coffea arabica cultivar ET-39 chromosome 7e, Coffea Arabica ET-39 HiFi, whole genome shotgun sequence includes the following:
- the LOC113700932 gene encoding FBD-associated F-box protein At3g52670-like → MGPNYQRFARLVDCCHQLILQRKPYCLRKFHLSLKEFLEIFRVAIDSLICAAISCGVQQLEVFVGLDRSNALSPPGILSCPAIFSCKTLVEMKLESRFTDFYVPETVSLPNLKILHLAQFILTDELSTPRLIQGCPVLIELYFDCLTYSEGEVLTLLIKSPSLEKIYLHCVTDEWDIVLDIPSAVNLECEVEGASKTSINAPKLQHLHFDGDAVELLFYFQKLLPTFEKLTYLELEVRKYYDKHTRSWKMLSWLLESAPNLQVLVFDEVFWDDRIESSAEDKKFEFLSAEPVPLCLPKHLREVKIRKFNGKEYEFKLIDYILQNVKALKKMTVGVLGHFGARSKILSLKRCNNDCQIVFT, encoded by the exons ATGGGTCCCAATTATCAACGATTTGCTCGATTGGTAGATTGTTGTCATCAATTGATTCTTCAGCGAAAACCGTATTGTTTAAGAAAATTCCATCTTTCCCTGAAAGAGTTTCTTGAGATTTTTCGGGTGGCAATAGACTCTCTGATATGCGCCGCAATTTCTTGCGGAGTCCAACAACTTGAGGTTTTTGTGGGACTTGATCGTTCCAATGCATTGTCTCCTCCGGGAATTTTGTCCTGTCCTGCAATTTTCAGTTGCAAAACACTTGTAGAAATGAAGCTGGAAAGTCGCTTTACTGATTTCTACGTCCCGGAGACAGTTTCTTTGCCGAATCTTAAGATTCTGCATTTGGCACAATTTATATTGACAGATGAGCTGTCTACTCCCAGGCTCATTCAGGGTTGTCCTGTGCTCATAGAACTGTATTTTGACTGTTTAACATATTCAGAGGGTGAAGTTCTGACCCTTTTGATAAAAAGCCCTTCCCTGGAAAAAATCTACCTCCATTGTGTGACTGATGAATGGGACATTGTTCTGGACATCCCCAGTGCTGTAAATTTGGAATGCGAGGTTGAGGGAGCGAGTAAAACAAGTATAAATGCCCCAAAGCTTCAACATTTGCACTTTGATGGCGATGCAGTTGAA TTactcttttattttcaaaagTTGCTGCCAACTTTTGAAAAGCTAACTTATCTTGAGCTTGAAGTCCGCAAATATTATGATAAGCATACTCGTAGCTGGAAGATGTTATCTTGGTTACTTGAGAGTGCACCTAATCTTCAAGTGCTGGTCTTTGATGAA GTGTTTTGGGATGACAGGATTGAATCCTCTGCTGAAGACAAGAAATTTGAGTTTCTTTCTGCAGAGCCTGTTCCATTATGCTTGCCGAAACATCTTAGGGAagtaaaaatcagaaaattcaatgGAAAGGAATATGAATTCAAGCTCATTGACTATATTTTGCAGAATGTGAAAGCTTTAAAAAAGATGACCGTTGGTGTGCTTGGACACTTTGGAGCTCGCAGCAAAATATTGTCATTGAAGAGATGCAATAACGACTGCCAGATTGTGTTCACATAA